DNA from Flavobacterium aestivum:
TAGAAAACGAATTGAATGCTTTGGGAATAAAAGCAAAAGGTTACCAATCTAATGCAGCAGATTTTAACGAAGCACAAACTTTTGTAGATGCTGTTTTGGCAGATTTTGGTTCAGTAGATGTTTTGATAAATAATGCTGGAATCACTAAGGACAACTTAATGATGCGTATGTCAGAAGCTGATTTTGACCAAGTTATAGAAGTAAACTTGAAGTCAGTTTTCAACATGACCAAAGCGATTCAAAAAACATTCTTAAAACAACGTTCAGGTTCTATTATTAATATGAGTTCTGTAGTTGGAGTAAAAGGAAATGCAGGCCAAACTAACTATGCAGCTTCAAAAGCAGGAGTTATTGGTTTTTCAAAATCAGTGGCACTGGAATTAGGTTCTCGTAATATTCGTTGTAATGTAATTGCTCCAGGTTTTATTGAAACTGAAATGACTGCTAAATTAAGTGATGATGTAGTAAAAGGTTGGAGAGATGGAATTCCTTTGAAAAGAGGAGGATCTACAGAAGATGTAGCAAATGCTTGTTTGTTCTTCGCTTCAGACATGAGTGCTTATGTAACAGGTCAAGTATTAAATGTTTGCGGAGGAATGCTTACTTAATGATTTAATAATTGAATAATTAAAAGATTTAATGATTGAAAAATTAAAGGATTGAAGAAATATACTAATCTTTAAATTTTTCAATCATTAAATCTTTCAATCTTTTAATCAACTATATGACAACAAACACCATTCTATTACTACTACTTTCTTTATTAATAGCCGGTGGTTTGTCGTTTTTTCAATATTTATACAAAGTCAAAAACAAATCGAATGTGAATTTGTTTTTGACTTTTTTACGTTTTCTTAGTATTTTTTCTATTTTGTTGCTCTTGATAAATCCTATTATCACAACCAATAAACTAGAAATTATCAAAACACCATTACCCATAGTGGTAGATAATTCGAGTTCTATTTCTTTTTTGAATGCAAAAGAAAAAGCGGTAGAATTAGCCAAAAAAATTACTTCGAATGCAGCAATCCAAGAGAAATTCGAAGTACAATCTTTTCTATTTGATTCAGATTTTCAACAATCAAATGATTACACTTTCAAAGGAACCCAAACCAATTTAGATTTGGTTGCCAAAAATTTAAAAAGCATAAACAAAAACAAATTATATCCAACAGTTCTCATCACAGATGGAAATCAAACCACAGGCAATGATTATGTGTATAGTTTTGATGAAAACAATAAAGTTTACCCATTGGTTTTAGGCGATACTATTAAAGTTCTAGATCTAAAAATCAATCAGCTGAATGTTAACAAATATGCTTTTCTTAAGAATAAGTTTCCAGTCGAAGTATTTTTACAATATTCCGGTAATAAAAATCTAACTACCAATTTTAGCATTATGCAAGGGAATGAGGTAGTGCATAAACAGAGTGTTTCCTTTTCGGCATCAAAGAAAACAGCAATTGTAAATCTGCTTTTACCAGCCAACAAAGTTGGTTTGCAGATTTATAAAGCTAAAATTGAATCGAAAGAAAACGAGAAAAACACCTTCAATAACATCAAGAATTTTGCGGTAGAAGTTATTGACCAGAAAACAACAATCGCAATAGTTTCATCTATAAATCATCCGGATATTGGTGTTTTAAAAAGAGCTATAGAATCTAATTTACAGCATAAAGTAATACTAGTTAAGCCAAACGAAGTCAAGTCTTTACAAGATTACAATGTTCTGATATTATATCAACCAAATACGGCCTTCAAATCGATTTTTGATGCTAGCAGTAAGGCCAATTTAAATACTTTTATCATAACTGGTACAAGCACCGATTTTTCATTTCTGAACCAACAACAGAATAATTTTATTTTTAAAATGAGTGGTCAGGAAGAAGATTATTTGGCCAATTTTGATTCTCAGTTTAATCTTTTTGCAGTAGACAATTTAGGATTTGAAAATTTCCCACCACTGCAAAATGATTTTGGCTCTATAACAACAAATGGAGAAGTCAATATTTTGCTTTCGTCTAAAATCAGAAATATAGATACCAATGCACCTTTATTAGCTTTTACGGAAAATAGAGGAAAAAGAACAGCCTATTTATTTGGAGAAAACAGTTGGAAATGGAGTCTACAAAGCCACATTGATAACCAATCTTTTGAGAAATATGATGTTTTTATCAATAAGATTATACAATATCTGGCTTCTAATAATGCCAAAAAATCATTGATTGTCAATCACGAAAGCTTTTACAACACTGGAGAAGCCATAGAAATAAACGCTCAATATTTCAACAAAAATTATGATTTTGATGAAAAAGCACGTTTGACTATTGCTGTAACTAACACAAAAACAAAACAAACCAAGAACTTTGATCTCTTAAAAGGAAATAACACTTATAAAGTAAATCTTGACGGACTTTTGGCTGGTAGCTATAATTTTTCAGTAAAAGAATTGAATTCTAAAACAACATATTCAGGGCATTTTGAAATTTTGGATTTTGACATTGAAAAGCAATTCGTCAACGCCAATGTTGAAAAACTGAAACAATTGGCAGTTCAAACCAAAGGAAAAGATTTTTACCCGAATCAAATAGATGCACTGATAAAAACACTTCTCGAAAACGAGGAATACAAAGCCATCCAAAAAGACGTTGTAACTAAATCTCCTTTGATTGATTGGAAATGGTTATTGGTTTTGATAGCAGTTTTCCTTTCAACCGAATGGTTCGTCAGAAAGTACAATGGAATGTTGTAAGTTTAGATTTTAGATTTTAAACTTTAGATTTTAAACTCTAGACTTTAAACTCTAGACTTTAAACTCTAGACTTTAAACTTTTGACTTTAAACTTTTGACTTTAAACTTTTGACTTTAAACTTTTGACTTTAGACTTTTGACTTATAACTAATGGCTAATAAAATACAAATATGGATTTTAGACTAAAAGTATTTTTCACTGTCGCAACACGATTGAGCTTTACCAAAGCGGCATCCGAATTATTCATTACTCAGCCCGCTATTTCCAAGCATATTCAGGAACTGGAAGAAGAATACAAAATCAAGCTTTTTGAAAGAAACGGATCAAAAATCGCACTGACCAATGCTGGGGAAGTTCTGTTGAAACATACCAAGAACATTTTTGAAATTTACAGGGAAATCGATTTTGACATGAGCGCACTTATTAATGAACGAAAAGGCTTGTTGCGATTGGGAGCCAGTACCACAATTTCTCAATATATAATTCCACCATTATTAGCTCGTTTTCATCAAAAATTAGAATCTGTAAAAGTGAGTTTGCTAAACGGAAATACAGAACAAATAGAAAATGCTCTACTAAATAAAGAAATTGAAATTGGAATTGTAGAGGGACAATCCAAAAATCAATCGATAAAATACACACAATTCATTAAAGATGAATTGGTTTTGGTTTGCAATTCAAAAAATGCATTAGCTCAAAAAAAAGAAATAACTCCTACAGATTTTAAATCCTTGCAGTTTGTTATGCGTGAACAAGGATCTGGA
Protein-coding regions in this window:
- the fabG gene encoding 3-oxoacyl-[acyl-carrier-protein] reductase, which produces MKLLEGKVAIITGASRGIGKGIAEIFAKNGANVAFTYSSSVESAQALENELNALGIKAKGYQSNAADFNEAQTFVDAVLADFGSVDVLINNAGITKDNLMMRMSEADFDQVIEVNLKSVFNMTKAIQKTFLKQRSGSIINMSSVVGVKGNAGQTNYAASKAGVIGFSKSVALELGSRNIRCNVIAPGFIETEMTAKLSDDVVKGWRDGIPLKRGGSTEDVANACLFFASDMSAYVTGQVLNVCGGMLT
- a CDS encoding LysR family transcriptional regulator codes for the protein MDFRLKVFFTVATRLSFTKAASELFITQPAISKHIQELEEEYKIKLFERNGSKIALTNAGEVLLKHTKNIFEIYREIDFDMSALINERKGLLRLGASTTISQYIIPPLLARFHQKLESVKVSLLNGNTEQIENALLNKEIEIGIVEGQSKNQSIKYTQFIKDELVLVCNSKNALAQKKEITPTDFKSLQFVMREQGSGTLEVIEYALKPFNLKIDQLQIEMQLGSTESIKSYLMNSNCVAFISIHAIDKELKNKELQILDIKDLIIERYFYIITLQGKTDSLSELFIKNISSHYNLKL